Genomic segment of Caproiciproducens sp. NJN-50:
CGTCGTCTTTGCAAAAACCGATATGAAAAAAGGAAACAAGGGGATTTCGGCGTTCGTGATCGATATGAAGGCGCCGGGCGTGAGCTGCGGCAAGCCGGAGGACAAAATGGGCATCGTCGGATGCGCGACTTCGGATATTATCTTGGAAAATGTCGCCGTGCCGGAAGCCGACCGCCTCGGGGAAGAGGGGGAAGGCTTCAAAATCGCCATGAAGACGCTGAACACCGGCCGCCTGGGCGTCGCGGCCCAGTCGATCGGCGTCGCGCAGGGGTGTCTTGACGCGGCGGTCGAGTACGCCAAGGAAAGAAAGCAGTTCGGCAGGCGGATCGGGGACTTCCAGGCGATCGGGTTTATGATCGCGGAGATGGCCACCAAGCTTGAGGCGGCGAAGCAGCTTACCTACAAGGCGGCGTATCTGATGGACACCAAACAGGACGCCACACTCAATGCGTCCATGGCCAAATATTACGCTTCCGAGGTCTGCAACGAGATCGCGGCCAAAGCGGTGCAGATACACGGCGGATACGGCTTCATCAAAGATTATAAGGTGGAGAGGATGTATCGCGACTGCCGCGTATTCACGATCTACGAGGGCAGCAGCCAGGTCCAGGAGATCGTCATCAGCAGGCAGCTGCTGAAGAAGTAAAAGGGGGATAAGCGAACATGAAGATATTGGTATGTGTCAAGCAGGTCCCGGACACGAATGAGGTGAAAATCGATCCCGTGAAGGGAACCCTGATCCGTGAGGGCGTTCCCAGCATCCTGAATCCGGACGACGCCAACGCGCTGGAAGCGGCGCTCCGGATCAAGGACCGGGACCCGGGCACGCGGGTCGCGGCACTGACCATGGGGCCGCCGCAGGCCGCCTATATGCTGAGGGAATGTCTTGCGATGGGCGCGGATGAGGCTTATCTGCTGAGCGACCGCGCGTTCGGAGGGGCGGACACCTGCGCGACTTCCACCACCATCGCGGCCGGAATCCGAAAGGTGCCGGGCGTGGACATCATCTTCGCCGGCCGTCAGGCCATCGACGGCGACACCGCTCAGGTGGGGCCGCAGGTCGCGCAGCGCCTGGGGATCCCGGTCGTCACCTATGTTCAGGACATCCGGCTGGGCGACGGCAAAGCGACGGTCCAGAGACAGATGGAAGACGGATACGAAAGGATCGAAGTCAGAACGCCATGCCTCCTCACCTGCGTCAAGGAATTGAACGAGCCGAGATATATGTCGGTCGGCCGGATCGTGGATGCCTATCAAAAGGAGATCGCGGTGTGGGATCATGCCGCGGTGGGACTTGACGGGAAGGACTGCGGGCTGAACGCCTCCCCGACGCAGGTGTTCCGCTCCTTCACGCCGCCGCAGAAGGGGAAGGGTGAGATGCTTGCGGGGTCGGTCGGCGAGATGGCGAAGTCCCTGATCGGCAAACTGGATGAAAAGCATCTGATCTAACATAGGAGGATGAAATCGACATGGCAGTGGAAGTATTAAAGGATCAATGCAGAGGATGCACAAAATGCGTGAAGTCCTGTCCTTTTGAGGCGATCACGATGGAAAACAGGATCGCCGTGATCGGCCCCGCCTGCACGGGCTGCGGCCAGTGCGTCGAAGCGTGCCCGTTTCACGCGATCGAAAAGACGGAGGACGGCAGGGCGGCCGCGGATTTAGGCGCCTATCGCAACGTGTGGGTCTTTGCGGAGCAGCGGGAAGGAAAGCTGATGCAGGTGGCTGTGGAGCTGCTGGGCGAGGGGAGAAAACTTGCCGGCGCCCTGGGCTGCGAGCTTTGCGCCGTGCTCTGCGGCTCCGGGGTGGAGCCGCTCGCGGGCGAACTTTTCGAGTACGGCGCCGACAAGGTCTATTATGCCGACGCGCCGGAGCTGAAACAATATACCACCGACGCATACACCAAAGTCATTCAGGAAGCCATAGAAAGATACAAGCCGGAGATCGTGCTTCTCGGCGCGACGCACATCGGGCGGGATCTTGGCCCGTGCCTTGCGGTCCGCTGCCAGACGGGCCTCACGGCGGACTGCACAAAGCTTGAGATCAATCCGGACACCAAGAAAATCATGCAGACCCGCCCGGCGTTCGGCGGGAACCTCATGGCCACCATCCTCTGCCCCAGCCACATGCCGCAGATGTCGACGGTGCGCCCCGGCGTGATGGAAAAGGCGGTCAGGGTACCGGGCAGAAAGGGCGGGCTGATTCGGCTTGACGTGCATTTTGCCGAAGGGGATATCCGGACTAAAGTGCTGGAGGCCGTTAAGACTGTGCGGGAAGCCGTGTCGCTCACCGACGCGGACATCATCGTATCCGGAGGAATGGGTCTCGGCAATGCCGAAGGGTTCCAACTCCTGAAACAGCTTACGCAGCGGCTCGGCGGCACGGTCGCATCCTCCAGAGCCGCGGTCGACGCGGGATGGATCGACCACGCGTACCAGGTCGGGCAGACCGGGACGACCGTGAAGCCGAAAATCTATTTTGCGTGCGGCATATCGGGCGCGATTCAGCATGTTGCCGGCATGCAGAATTCGGGGATGATCGTCGCCGTCAACACCAATGAAAACGCTCCGATCTTCGACATTGCCGATATCGGAATTGTCGGGGACCTTTATCAGGTGATCCCTGCCATCATGGAAGAGCTCGACAAGCGGCCGGTTTAAGTTCGGTTAAACAGGCAAGGCGGTCCGGCGGCTCCAGGGTGGAGCGGTTCAGGCAGAATAAACCATTTTGAATTACGTAAGGAGGAAAAATGAAAATGAAAACCCCATTTTTTACCGAAGACCATGAAGACATCCGCGAAATGGCCCGCGACTTTGCGGAAAAGGCCCTGGCGCCCATCGCCGCCGACGTTGACAAAAACGACGCGTTTCCGCGGGAGGTTGTGGAGACCATGGCCGGGATGGGCTTTCTCGGCCTGAAAATCCCGGAGGAATACGGCGGGTCGGGCATGGATATGCGCAGCTATGTTTCCGTGATGGAGGAAGTGGCCAGAAAGTGCGCCACCGCCACTATTTACATCTCCTCCGCGAATTCCCTTTCCACCGCGCCCATCATCCTTTCCGGCACCGAAGAGCAGAAGCGGAAATATCTGCCGGGAGTGGCTTCCGGAGAAAGCATCATCGCGTTCGGCCTCACCGAGCCGGGCGCCGGCTCCGACGCCGCGTCCCTGGCAACCAAGGCCGTGAAGGACGGGGACGACTATATCCTGAACGGGCGCAAGTGCTTTATCACCTTCGCTCCGGTGGCAGACTATACCACGGTTTATGCCAAGACCAGTCCGGAGAAGGGCGCGAAGGGCATCACCGCTTTCCTCGTGGACATGAAGCTGCCGGGCGTTTCTACGGGAAAACCGGAGGAGAAGATGGGCCAGCGCGGCGTGCCGGTCAGCGACGTGGTGCTGGACGACGTCCGCGTTCCGGCGGACTGCATCCTCGGCGAAGTCGATATGGGTTTCATCAACGCCATGAAGACGCTGTCCGTCGGCCGCGTCGGTGTCGCTTCCATGTCGCTGGGCATTGCGCAGGAGGCGCTGGACCTCGCCGTGGAGTACACCAAGGCACGTGTCCAGTTCGGCAAACCGCTGGCGAAAAACCAGGCCCTGCGGTTCATGATGGCGGATATGGAGACCAAGCTCAACGCCGCCCGCATGCTCACCTACAACGCCGCCTGGATGATGGACAGCAAGCAGGACGCCACCAAGGCCGCCTCGATGGCCAAGTATTACGCCGCAGAGTCCGCCTTTGACATTGTGAACAAATCCCTGCAGCTCCACGGCGGCTACGGCTATTCCAAGGAATACGAGATCGAGCGCCTCTACCGCGATATCCGTATCACCAGCATTTACGAGGGCAGCTCCCAGGTGCAGCAGATGGTCATCGCGGGGCAGCTCCTGAAATAAAGCTCTGACCGCGCCGCAGTGTTGCGGAGGACGGGGAAAACGGGGAGAGAATATGGATAAAAAGGAAAATCCGTCCGCCGCCTGCGCGGCGAGGTGGGTCTATTTGCTGGCCGGCACGGTCAGCATGCTGTTCGCCGGAATCATCTATGCCTGGTCGATTTTAAAAGCGCCGCTGGCCGAGGCCTTCGGATGGACGCCGTCCGGCCTGGGATTGAATTTTACGCTGACCATGTGCTTTTTCTGCATCGGAGGCGTGGTTTCCGGCTACCTGACCAGACGGACGTCCCCGAAAGTTCCGGTGATTGCGGGAGCGCTTCTGTTCTTCTTCGGATTTATGATCGTGTCCCGCATGTCGGGCGGCGGGATCGCCTTACTGTACCTTTCTTACGGCGGCATGGGCGGGTTCGGAATCGGGATGGCCTACAACGCGGTCATTTCAACGACCAGCGCCTGGTTCCCGGACAAGAGGGGGATGTGCTCCGGCTTCCTGATGATGGGCTTCGGGCTCAGTGCCCTGCTGCTGGGCAACCTGGCCGGCAGAATGATCGGCGCGGGGTCCGTCGGCTGGAGAAACACCTATTTCATTCTGGGCGCCGCCATCGGGGCCGTGC
This window contains:
- a CDS encoding electron transfer flavoprotein subunit alpha, with the translated sequence MAVEVLKDQCRGCTKCVKSCPFEAITMENRIAVIGPACTGCGQCVEACPFHAIEKTEDGRAAADLGAYRNVWVFAEQREGKLMQVAVELLGEGRKLAGALGCELCAVLCGSGVEPLAGELFEYGADKVYYADAPELKQYTTDAYTKVIQEAIERYKPEIVLLGATHIGRDLGPCLAVRCQTGLTADCTKLEINPDTKKIMQTRPAFGGNLMATILCPSHMPQMSTVRPGVMEKAVRVPGRKGGLIRLDVHFAEGDIRTKVLEAVKTVREAVSLTDADIIVSGGMGLGNAEGFQLLKQLTQRLGGTVASSRAAVDAGWIDHAYQVGQTGTTVKPKIYFACGISGAIQHVAGMQNSGMIVAVNTNENAPIFDIADIGIVGDLYQVIPAIMEELDKRPV
- a CDS encoding acyl-CoA dehydrogenase family protein, with the protein product MADAYFTEQHELIRKLASEFSEKEFTKDVLDQVEATGVFPEELLDKMAAAGFFGIKIPKELGGQGADARAYVLVMEEVARVSGIASIYVSTPNSLSGGPLLLAGNDEQKAKYLTPVVTGKKKLAFALTEPGAGSDASGMVTSAVKEGDHYILNGRKCFITMAPLSDYAVVFAKTDMKKGNKGISAFVIDMKAPGVSCGKPEDKMGIVGCATSDIILENVAVPEADRLGEEGEGFKIAMKTLNTGRLGVAAQSIGVAQGCLDAAVEYAKERKQFGRRIGDFQAIGFMIAEMATKLEAAKQLTYKAAYLMDTKQDATLNASMAKYYASEVCNEIAAKAVQIHGGYGFIKDYKVERMYRDCRVFTIYEGSSQVQEIVISRQLLKK
- the etfB gene encoding electron transfer flavoprotein subunit beta; protein product: MKILVCVKQVPDTNEVKIDPVKGTLIREGVPSILNPDDANALEAALRIKDRDPGTRVAALTMGPPQAAYMLRECLAMGADEAYLLSDRAFGGADTCATSTTIAAGIRKVPGVDIIFAGRQAIDGDTAQVGPQVAQRLGIPVVTYVQDIRLGDGKATVQRQMEDGYERIEVRTPCLLTCVKELNEPRYMSVGRIVDAYQKEIAVWDHAAVGLDGKDCGLNASPTQVFRSFTPPQKGKGEMLAGSVGEMAKSLIGKLDEKHLI
- a CDS encoding acyl-CoA dehydrogenase family protein — its product is MKTPFFTEDHEDIREMARDFAEKALAPIAADVDKNDAFPREVVETMAGMGFLGLKIPEEYGGSGMDMRSYVSVMEEVARKCATATIYISSANSLSTAPIILSGTEEQKRKYLPGVASGESIIAFGLTEPGAGSDAASLATKAVKDGDDYILNGRKCFITFAPVADYTTVYAKTSPEKGAKGITAFLVDMKLPGVSTGKPEEKMGQRGVPVSDVVLDDVRVPADCILGEVDMGFINAMKTLSVGRVGVASMSLGIAQEALDLAVEYTKARVQFGKPLAKNQALRFMMADMETKLNAARMLTYNAAWMMDSKQDATKAASMAKYYAAESAFDIVNKSLQLHGGYGYSKEYEIERLYRDIRITSIYEGSSQVQQMVIAGQLLK